A genomic region of Candidatus Pseudomonas phytovorans contains the following coding sequences:
- a CDS encoding amino acid adenylation domain-containing protein yields the protein MQALLDSVKSLSTKERHALAMLLKRQGINLYGVAPIPPRAPGEALALSYAQQRQWFLWQMDPQGSAYNIPVALRLKGDLDLKALQASFDALIARHETLRTTFHLDADQPVQVIHAQAPVALVIETLKPTAADPGSALKAWVEQEVQQPFDLEQGPLLRVKLLRLAADDHVLVLTLHHIVSDGWSTPIMVDELVRFYEAAKGGQALQLPPLAVQYADYALWQRQFMAAGEREKQLSYWTTQLGDEQPVLELPLDRQRGAVQSHAGARLDITIADALADALKQLAKRQGVTLFTVLLASFQALLHRYSGQSDIRVGVPIANRNRSEVEGLIGFFVNTQVLKADFDLGTTFEQLVEQVHQAGLGAQAHQDLPFEQLVEALQPERSLSHSPLFQVMHNHGSEGRGQTRRLPGLTLEALDWDIHTTQFDLALNTLEHEHGIGAFLTYATALFDAATIAQLAGHWQDLLAAMVAQPQQRIAELPLLNAVQQQQVVHDWNRTHADYPLDQGLQQLIEAQVAATPDAPALVFAEQVLSYRQLNQRANQLAHKLREQGVGPDVLVGIAAERSVEMVIGLLGILKAGGAYVPLDPEYPAERLAYMMQDSGIRLLLTQAHLLAQLPVPEGVQPLLLEPLPGYSDADPVHHTSPGNLAYVIYTSGSTGRPKGAGNSHRALVNRLCWMQQAYGLGAGDTVLQKTPFSFDVSVWEFFWPLLVGARLAVAQPGEHRDPERLVEVIRQYAVTTLHFVPSMLQAFMGSAEVERCSSLKRVVCSGEALPAELAQQTLARLPGAQLYNLYGPTEAAIDVTHWTCRTGNDSGVPIGRPIDNLKTHILGAGLQSVAPRAAGELYLGGVGLARGYHRRPALTAERFVPDPFDSSAEGGGRLYRTGDLARYRADGVIDYKGRLDHQVKIRGLRIELGEIETRLLEHPQVREAVVLDIDGPAGKQLAAYLVVAGDTPADAQQQNALRSDLREHLRLGLADFMVPTHLLFLECLPVTANGKLDRKALPKPDASVLQDSYVAPRSALEQQIATIWAEVLKLDQVGVTDNFFELGGDSIISIQVVSRARQAGIRFTPKALFQHQTVQGLATVATHMDGSGPQIDQAAVIGETLLLPIQQAFLEQSIAEPHHWNQAVLLTSTKAIDGVALEQALHTLVEHHDALRLCFTPPQGTGAWLAAHCAPGDIKPGLLWVETLTDSQALQELCERAQRSLDLQQGPLLRAVLATLPDGSQRLLLVIHHLAVDGVSWRILLEDLQSAYDRHLAGQPMVLPAKTTSTKAWAERLATYAQSDAVQAELGYWQAQLQGVDARLPQDKADGSLHGRHGATVHARLDRQQTSRLLQQAPAAYRTQVNDLLLTALARVIARWTQRDDVLVQLEGHGREDLFDAVDLTRTVGWLTSLFPVKLTSAADFGAAIKQVKEQLRAIPDKGVGYGALRYLGDAHARGVLAGLPVPPITFNYLGQLDSTFAEGSGPGVERFLQPAGENSGASQSAEAPLENLLSINGQVYAGELSLAWTFSQDMFDRATVQALADDYVSELQALIDHCVNQGAVGLTPSDVPLAALDQAQLDTLPIPAGAIEDIYPLSPMQQGMLFHTVFEQGQGEYINQMRVDVTGLDVERFKRAWQAMLDRHDVLRAAFVAQLERPVQVIRKHVELPFEVLDWAAQADLEARLDTWAETDRLRGFDLQAAPLLRLTAIGTGSGRHHLVFTSHHILMDGWSNAQLLGEVLQHYAGVALERPAGRYRDYIEWLQRQDAEQSETFWREQLRHLGEPTRLAQALRADRSRADTGHGEYHQTLDAACFQALSAFARQQRVTVNTLLQAAWLLLLHRYTGQEGVAFGATVAGRPADLRGVEHQLGLFINTLPVAARLQPDLSVGAWVEGLQAQNLSMREHEHTPLYDIQRWAGLAGEQMFDTLLVFENYPVGEVLEQGSSAGLTFTGTQNRERTNYPLTLMIESGNALTIHYHFDRSQLAGAGVEQIARHFANLLQAMVQHADTSVGELQMLDAEEQQRIVYDWNATQAEYPRQRSLPELFEMQVARTPEAPALLFAEQTLSYRELNQRANRLARKLRTLGVGPDVLVAIAVERSVEMVVGLLAILKAGGAYVPLDPEYPRERLGYMMEQSGAHLLLTLSHLLAHLPTHSAQTWCLDSDWHQLEAFDGENLGIVQHPEHLAYCIYTSGSTGRPKGVEVRHQGLVNFLASMAVEPGIDAHDRVLALTSLSFDIAGLELYLPLLAGASVVLLGERQNKDPAALQAVIERHAVTTIQATPSTWRMLLQALPAQALRGCKVISGGEALPVDLAEQLLPLCGRIWNLYGPTETTIWSAAHCLDNEHPLPLLGKPIANTTLQVLAHDLSTAAICTAGELMIGGDGLARGYQRRAALTAERFVPDPYDRSGQGGGRLYRTGDLASYRSDGLLEYVGRIDHQVKVRGYRIELGEIEARLIDDPAVREAVVIDIDGPGGTQLAGYLVAHGEAAATEEQRSALRRHLREQLRAALPDYMVPAYLTWLDALPLTPNGKLDRKALPQPDLGVSQQGHVAPQSEVEQQIAAVWAQLLNVEKVGLNDNFFELGGHSLLALSVLSRLQLSLGLTVEPAVLFQHPVLGDFARYIESIGDASAFDEKLQRLDMLFEEFEVNE from the coding sequence GTGCAAGCGTTGCTCGACTCCGTCAAATCGTTGTCCACCAAAGAGCGTCACGCTCTGGCCATGCTCCTGAAGCGTCAGGGAATCAACTTGTACGGAGTCGCGCCGATCCCACCGAGAGCGCCGGGGGAGGCCCTGGCGCTGTCTTACGCCCAGCAGCGGCAGTGGTTTCTCTGGCAGATGGACCCGCAGGGCAGCGCTTACAATATCCCGGTCGCCCTGCGCCTGAAGGGCGACCTCGACCTGAAGGCGCTGCAAGCCAGCTTCGATGCGCTGATCGCCCGACACGAAACCCTGCGCACCACCTTTCACCTGGACGCTGACCAACCGGTACAGGTTATTCATGCCCAGGCGCCGGTCGCTCTGGTCATCGAAACTCTCAAGCCAACCGCTGCCGACCCCGGCAGCGCACTCAAGGCCTGGGTCGAGCAGGAAGTTCAACAACCCTTCGACCTGGAGCAGGGCCCCTTGCTACGGGTCAAGCTGCTGCGTCTGGCGGCGGATGACCACGTACTGGTCCTGACCTTGCACCACATCGTCTCCGATGGCTGGTCGACACCGATCATGGTCGACGAGCTGGTGCGTTTCTACGAGGCCGCCAAGGGCGGGCAGGCGCTGCAGCTGCCGCCGCTGGCTGTGCAGTATGCCGACTACGCCCTGTGGCAACGGCAATTCATGGCTGCGGGTGAGCGCGAGAAGCAGCTGAGCTACTGGACAACCCAGCTGGGTGACGAACAACCGGTGCTTGAACTGCCGCTGGACCGCCAGCGCGGCGCGGTGCAGAGCCATGCAGGCGCGCGCCTGGACATCACCATCGCTGATGCGCTGGCCGACGCCCTGAAGCAGTTGGCCAAGCGCCAGGGCGTGACCCTGTTCACCGTGCTGCTGGCCAGCTTCCAGGCCTTGCTGCACCGCTACAGCGGGCAGAGCGACATTCGCGTCGGCGTGCCGATTGCCAACCGCAATCGCAGCGAAGTCGAGGGGCTGATCGGCTTCTTCGTCAACACACAGGTACTCAAGGCAGACTTCGACCTGGGCACCACCTTCGAGCAACTGGTCGAGCAGGTCCACCAGGCCGGGCTCGGCGCACAGGCGCACCAGGACCTGCCATTCGAGCAACTGGTCGAAGCCCTGCAGCCGGAGCGCAGCCTCAGCCATAGCCCGTTGTTCCAGGTGATGCACAACCACGGCAGCGAGGGGCGCGGCCAGACCCGGCGCCTGCCAGGCCTGACCCTGGAGGCACTGGACTGGGATATCCATACCACCCAGTTCGACCTTGCATTGAACACCCTCGAGCATGAGCACGGCATCGGTGCGTTCCTGACCTACGCCACCGCCTTGTTCGATGCAGCCACCATCGCCCAGCTTGCCGGGCACTGGCAGGACTTGCTGGCCGCCATGGTCGCCCAACCGCAGCAGCGTATCGCCGAGCTGCCCTTGCTGAATGCCGTACAGCAGCAACAGGTGGTCCACGACTGGAACCGCACCCACGCCGATTACCCGCTCGACCAGGGCCTGCAACAGCTGATCGAAGCACAGGTGGCCGCCACCCCGGACGCGCCGGCGCTGGTCTTTGCCGAGCAGGTGCTGAGCTATCGTCAACTGAACCAGCGCGCCAACCAGCTGGCGCACAAACTGCGCGAGCAGGGCGTAGGCCCGGACGTGTTGGTCGGCATTGCCGCCGAGCGCAGCGTGGAGATGGTCATCGGCCTGCTGGGCATCCTCAAGGCCGGTGGCGCCTATGTGCCGCTGGACCCGGAATACCCCGCCGAGCGCCTGGCCTACATGATGCAGGACAGCGGCATCCGCCTGCTGCTGACGCAAGCCCACCTGCTTGCGCAATTGCCAGTGCCCGAGGGCGTGCAGCCGCTGCTGCTTGAGCCGCTGCCGGGCTACAGCGACGCCGACCCGGTGCACCACACCAGCCCGGGCAACCTGGCCTACGTGATCTACACCTCCGGTTCAACCGGGCGCCCCAAGGGCGCCGGCAACAGCCACCGCGCCCTGGTCAACCGCCTGTGCTGGATGCAGCAGGCCTATGGCCTGGGCGCCGGCGACACGGTGCTGCAGAAGACCCCGTTCAGTTTCGACGTGTCGGTGTGGGAGTTTTTCTGGCCGCTGCTGGTCGGCGCACGCCTGGCCGTGGCGCAACCGGGCGAGCACCGCGACCCGGAGCGCCTGGTCGAGGTGATCCGGCAATACGCGGTGACCACGTTGCACTTTGTGCCGTCGATGCTGCAGGCGTTCATGGGCAGTGCCGAAGTCGAGCGCTGCAGTAGCCTCAAGCGGGTGGTGTGCAGCGGCGAAGCCTTGCCGGCAGAACTGGCGCAACAGACCCTGGCGCGGCTGCCCGGCGCCCAGTTGTACAACCTCTACGGCCCGACCGAAGCAGCCATCGACGTCACCCACTGGACCTGCCGCACGGGCAATGACAGCGGCGTGCCGATCGGCCGCCCGATCGACAACCTGAAAACGCACATCCTTGGCGCCGGGCTGCAGAGTGTCGCCCCACGCGCCGCCGGTGAGCTGTACCTGGGCGGCGTGGGCCTGGCCCGTGGCTATCACCGGCGCCCGGCGCTGACCGCAGAACGCTTCGTCCCGGACCCGTTCGACAGTAGCGCCGAGGGCGGCGGCCGCCTGTACCGCACCGGCGATCTGGCGCGTTACCGGGCTGACGGGGTGATCGACTACAAGGGCCGCCTCGACCACCAGGTGAAGATCCGCGGCTTGCGCATCGAGCTGGGCGAGATCGAGACGCGCCTGCTGGAGCACCCGCAGGTGCGCGAGGCCGTGGTGCTGGACATCGACGGGCCGGCGGGCAAGCAGCTGGCCGCGTACCTGGTGGTGGCCGGCGACACCCCGGCCGATGCGCAGCAGCAGAACGCGCTGCGCAGCGATTTGCGCGAGCACCTGAGGCTCGGGCTGGCCGACTTCATGGTCCCGACCCACCTGTTGTTCCTGGAATGCCTGCCTGTAACCGCCAACGGCAAGCTGGACCGCAAAGCCCTGCCCAAGCCCGATGCCAGCGTGCTGCAGGACAGCTATGTGGCCCCGCGCAGCGCACTGGAGCAACAGATCGCGACGATCTGGGCCGAGGTGCTGAAGCTGGACCAGGTCGGCGTGACGGATAACTTCTTCGAGCTGGGTGGCGACTCGATCATCTCGATCCAGGTCGTCAGCCGGGCGAGGCAGGCCGGCATCCGCTTCACCCCCAAGGCGTTGTTCCAGCATCAAACCGTGCAGGGCTTGGCCACAGTAGCCACGCACATGGACGGCAGCGGCCCGCAGATCGACCAGGCGGCGGTGATCGGCGAGACCCTCTTGCTGCCGATCCAGCAGGCGTTCCTCGAACAGTCGATCGCCGAGCCTCACCACTGGAACCAGGCGGTGCTGCTTACCTCGACCAAGGCCATCGACGGCGTCGCGCTTGAGCAGGCATTGCACACACTGGTCGAGCATCACGATGCCTTGCGCCTGTGCTTCACGCCCCCACAGGGCACTGGCGCATGGCTGGCCGCGCATTGCGCCCCGGGCGACATCAAGCCCGGTCTGCTGTGGGTAGAAACCCTGACCGATTCGCAAGCGCTGCAAGAGCTCTGTGAGCGAGCGCAGCGTAGCCTGGACCTGCAACAGGGGCCGCTGTTGCGCGCTGTACTGGCGACCCTGCCCGATGGCAGCCAGCGCCTGCTGCTGGTGATCCATCACCTGGCAGTGGATGGCGTGTCGTGGCGCATTCTTCTGGAAGACCTGCAAAGCGCCTATGACCGCCACCTGGCAGGTCAGCCAATGGTGCTGCCGGCCAAGACCACTTCGACCAAAGCCTGGGCCGAACGGCTGGCAACCTACGCGCAGAGCGATGCAGTGCAGGCAGAACTCGGCTACTGGCAGGCACAGTTGCAAGGGGTCGACGCGCGATTGCCTCAGGACAAGGCGGATGGATCGCTGCACGGCCGCCATGGCGCGACAGTGCATGCGCGCCTTGACCGGCAGCAGACGTCGCGGCTGTTGCAACAGGCGCCGGCCGCCTACCGCACCCAGGTCAACGACTTGCTGCTGACCGCGCTGGCCCGTGTGATCGCCCGCTGGACCCAGCGCGATGACGTGCTGGTGCAACTGGAAGGGCATGGCCGTGAAGACCTGTTCGATGCGGTCGACCTGACCCGCACCGTCGGCTGGCTTACCAGCCTTTTCCCGGTAAAGCTGACATCGGCGGCGGACTTCGGGGCCGCCATCAAGCAGGTCAAGGAACAACTGCGTGCCATCCCCGACAAGGGCGTTGGCTATGGCGCACTGCGTTACCTGGGGGATGCGCACGCGCGTGGTGTGCTGGCGGGCTTGCCAGTGCCACCCATCACCTTCAATTACCTGGGGCAGTTGGACAGCACCTTTGCCGAAGGCTCGGGCCCGGGCGTGGAGCGGTTCCTGCAGCCAGCCGGTGAAAACAGCGGTGCCAGCCAGTCCGCCGAGGCCCCGCTGGAAAATCTGCTGTCCATCAACGGGCAGGTCTATGCAGGTGAGCTGAGCCTGGCCTGGACCTTCAGCCAGGACATGTTCGACCGTGCCACGGTCCAGGCCCTGGCCGATGACTACGTCAGCGAACTCCAGGCGTTGATCGACCATTGCGTCAACCAGGGCGCGGTCGGCCTGACCCCGTCCGATGTGCCGCTGGCTGCGCTGGACCAGGCCCAGCTGGATACCTTGCCGATCCCGGCCGGGGCAATCGAAGACATCTATCCGCTTTCGCCCATGCAGCAGGGCATGCTGTTCCATACGGTGTTCGAGCAGGGCCAGGGTGAGTACATCAACCAGATGCGCGTGGACGTCACCGGCCTGGACGTCGAGCGTTTCAAGCGCGCCTGGCAGGCAATGCTGGACCGACACGACGTGCTGCGCGCCGCGTTCGTCGCCCAGCTGGAACGCCCGGTGCAGGTGATTCGCAAGCACGTCGAACTGCCGTTCGAGGTGCTTGACTGGGCCGCGCAGGCTGACCTTGAGGCGCGCCTGGACACCTGGGCCGAGACCGATCGTTTGCGCGGTTTCGACTTGCAGGCGGCACCCTTGTTGCGCCTGACGGCCATCGGCACAGGCAGCGGCCGGCATCACCTGGTCTTCACCAGCCACCATATCCTGATGGATGGCTGGAGCAATGCGCAGCTGCTGGGCGAGGTGTTGCAGCACTACGCAGGCGTTGCCCTGGAGCGGCCTGCAGGGCGCTACCGCGACTATATCGAGTGGCTACAGCGCCAGGATGCCGAACAAAGCGAGACGTTCTGGCGCGAGCAATTGCGCCACCTCGGCGAGCCCACCCGTTTGGCCCAGGCGCTTCGTGCGGACCGCAGCCGCGCGGACACGGGCCATGGCGAATATCATCAGACCCTCGACGCAGCCTGCTTCCAAGCGTTGAGTGCGTTTGCACGGCAACAACGGGTGACGGTCAATACCCTGCTGCAGGCAGCCTGGCTGCTGCTGTTGCACCGCTACACCGGGCAGGAAGGCGTGGCGTTCGGTGCCACGGTTGCCGGGCGGCCGGCAGACCTGCGCGGTGTCGAGCATCAGCTGGGCCTGTTCATCAACACCTTGCCGGTAGCAGCCAGGCTGCAGCCTGACCTGAGTGTGGGGGCGTGGGTCGAGGGTTTGCAGGCGCAGAACCTGAGCATGCGCGAGCATGAACACACGCCGCTCTATGACATCCAGCGCTGGGCGGGGCTGGCCGGTGAGCAGATGTTCGACACACTGCTGGTGTTCGAAAACTACCCTGTCGGTGAAGTGCTGGAGCAGGGCTCCAGTGCAGGCCTGACATTTACCGGCACGCAGAACCGCGAGCGGACCAACTATCCGCTGACGCTGATGATCGAGTCGGGCAATGCCCTGACGATCCATTACCACTTTGACCGCAGCCAGCTCGCAGGCGCGGGTGTCGAACAGATCGCCCGGCACTTTGCCAATCTGCTGCAGGCGATGGTGCAGCATGCCGATACCTCTGTCGGTGAACTGCAGATGCTCGATGCCGAAGAGCAACAGCGTATCGTCTACGACTGGAACGCTACCCAGGCCGAGTACCCGCGCCAGCGCAGCCTGCCCGAGCTGTTCGAAATGCAGGTGGCGCGCACGCCAGAGGCCCCGGCACTGCTGTTTGCCGAGCAGACCTTGAGCTACCGCGAACTCAACCAGCGCGCCAACCGGCTGGCGCGCAAGTTGCGCACACTGGGCGTGGGCCCGGATGTGCTGGTGGCAATTGCGGTCGAGCGCTCGGTGGAAATGGTCGTGGGCCTGCTGGCGATCCTCAAGGCCGGAGGCGCCTATGTGCCGCTGGACCCGGAATACCCCCGCGAGCGCCTGGGCTACATGATGGAGCAGAGCGGCGCCCATCTGTTGCTCACCCTCAGCCATTTGCTGGCGCACCTGCCCACGCACAGCGCGCAGACCTGGTGCCTGGACAGCGACTGGCATCAGCTTGAGGCCTTCGATGGCGAGAACCTGGGCATCGTGCAGCACCCCGAGCATCTCGCCTATTGCATCTACACCTCTGGTTCAACCGGGCGACCCAAGGGGGTCGAGGTGCGCCATCAGGGGCTGGTCAACTTCCTTGCCAGCATGGCGGTAGAGCCCGGCATCGACGCCCACGACCGGGTGCTGGCACTGACCTCGCTGTCGTTCGACATTGCCGGCCTGGAGCTGTACCTGCCGTTGCTGGCCGGCGCTTCGGTGGTGCTGCTCGGTGAGCGCCAGAACAAGGACCCGGCGGCGTTGCAGGCGGTGATCGAGCGCCACGCCGTTACCACCATTCAGGCCACACCGTCGACCTGGCGCATGCTGCTGCAGGCGCTGCCGGCGCAAGCCTTGCGTGGCTGCAAGGTCATCAGTGGCGGCGAGGCGTTGCCTGTGGACCTGGCCGAGCAACTGCTACCGCTGTGCGGGCGCATCTGGAACCTGTACGGGCCAACCGAGACGACCATCTGGTCGGCGGCGCACTGCCTGGACAATGAACACCCCTTGCCGTTGTTGGGCAAGCCGATCGCCAACACCACCTTGCAGGTGCTGGCGCACGACCTCTCGACCGCCGCGATTTGCACCGCCGGGGAACTGATGATCGGTGGCGATGGCCTGGCCCGGGGTTATCAGCGCCGTGCCGCATTGACCGCCGAGCGCTTCGTGCCGGACCCGTACGACCGCAGCGGGCAGGGCGGTGGCAGGCTTTACCGTACCGGTGACCTGGCCAGCTATCGCAGCGACGGGCTGTTGGAATACGTGGGCCGCATCGACCACCAGGTGAAGGTGCGTGGCTATCGCATCGAACTGGGCGAGATCGAGGCAAGGCTGATCGATGACCCGGCAGTGCGCGAGGCGGTCGTCATCGACATTGATGGCCCAGGCGGTACGCAACTGGCTGGCTACCTGGTCGCGCACGGCGAAGCAGCTGCCACCGAGGAGCAGCGCAGCGCCTTGCGCCGCCACTTGCGCGAACAGCTGCGCGCGGCCTTGCCGGACTACATGGTGCCCGCGTACCTGACCTGGCTCGATGCGCTGCCGCTCACGCCCAACGGCAAGCTCGACCGCAAGGCCTTACCCCAGCCTGACCTGGGCGTATCGCAGCAAGGCCATGTCGCGCCGCAGAGCGAGGTCGAGCAGCAGATCGCTGCCGTCTGGGCACAGCTGCTGAACGTGGAGAAGGTCGGCCTGAATGACAACTTCTTCGAGCTGGGAGGGCATTCGCTACTGGCGCTATCGGTGCTCTCGCGCTTGCAACTTTCGCTGGGATTGACCGTGGAACCGGCCGTGCTGTTCCAGCACCCGGTGCTGGGCGATTTCGCCAGATACATCGAATCCATCGGCGACGCGTCGGCTTTCGACGAAAAGCTGCAGCGTCTGGATATGCTTTTTGAAGAGTTTGAGGTGAATGAATGA
- a CDS encoding amino acid adenylation domain-containing protein: MMAQNIELVKRFLHLPLQQRKQFFEKMQSKGMSFARLPIPQIRDEWGAIGLSYAQRRQWFLWQFEPQSAAYNISMALRFKGTLDPALLQRSLEDLVRRHESLRTAFAQDGEQPVQVVAAQVQVEVVREPFAEAPVADFAERLKLRIEQEADQPFDLGQAPLWRVRLLQVNEADHVLILVMHHIVSDGWSMPILLDEWIRSYEGHRLGQPAALPALPIQYADYAIWQRQCLEAGELERQLAYWEAELGGEQPVLELPLDHPRPALQNRAGASLAINLDDALCAGLKQMARDRGVTLFMLLLASYQILLHRYSGQNDIRVGIPTANRNRMETEGLIGFFVNTQVLKADFDLGTTFTDLLEQTHRRVTGAQAHQDLPFEQLVEALQPERSLSHSPLFQVMYNHQTEARGQGRQLPGLAVETLDWERSTAQFDLTLETVEHEAGIAASLTYATALFDAATIAQLAGHWQDLLAAMVAQPQQRIAELPLLNAAQQQQVVHDWNRTHADYPLDQCLQQLIEAQVAATPDAPALVFAEQVLSYRQLNQRANQLAHKLREQGVGPDVLVGIAAERSVEMVIGLLGILKAGGAYVPLDPEYPAERLAYMMQDSGIRLLLTQAHLLAQLPVPEGVQPLLLEPLPGYSDADPVHHTSPGNLAYVIYTSGSTGRPKGAGNSHRALVNRLCWMQQAYGLGAGDTVLQKTPFSFDVSVWEFFWPLLVGARLAVAQPGEHRDPERLVEVIRQYAVTTLHFVPSMLQAFMGSAEVERCSSLKRVVCSGEALPAELAQQTLARLPGAQLYNLYGPTEAAIDVTHWTCRKGSDSGVPIGRPIDNLKTHILGAGLQSVAPRAAGELYLGGVGLARGYHRRPALTAERFVPDPFDSSAEGGGRLYRTGDLARYRADGVIDYKGRLDHQVKIRGLRIELGEIETRLLEHPQVREAVVLDIDGPAGKQLAAYLVVAGDTPADAQQQNALRSDLREHLRLGLADFMVPTHLLFLECLPVTANGKLDRKALPKPDASVLQDSYVAPRSALEQQIAAIWADVLKLEKVGLSDGFFALGGHSLSATQVIVRVREATGIDATLKELFENPLLADFSLRLEEKNQQIDPIQAELAKSLEALKRLTTEEIDELIS, translated from the coding sequence ATGATGGCCCAGAACATCGAGCTGGTAAAACGGTTCCTGCATCTGCCACTGCAGCAGCGCAAGCAATTCTTTGAAAAGATGCAGTCCAAGGGCATGAGCTTCGCTCGGCTGCCTATCCCGCAGATACGCGACGAATGGGGCGCCATCGGTCTGTCGTACGCCCAGCGGCGGCAGTGGTTCCTCTGGCAGTTCGAGCCGCAAAGCGCGGCCTACAACATCAGCATGGCCCTGCGTTTCAAGGGCACCCTGGACCCAGCGTTGCTGCAGCGCAGCCTCGAAGACCTGGTGCGCCGCCATGAAAGCTTGCGTACCGCTTTTGCCCAGGACGGCGAGCAGCCTGTGCAGGTCGTTGCTGCTCAAGTACAGGTGGAGGTTGTGCGGGAGCCCTTTGCAGAGGCGCCGGTTGCTGATTTCGCCGAGCGCCTGAAGCTGCGCATCGAACAAGAGGCCGATCAGCCGTTCGATCTGGGGCAGGCGCCCCTGTGGCGGGTGAGGCTGCTGCAGGTGAACGAGGCCGATCATGTGCTGATCCTGGTCATGCACCATATCGTCTCCGATGGCTGGTCGATGCCGATACTGCTGGACGAGTGGATCCGCAGCTACGAAGGCCATCGCCTCGGCCAACCGGCGGCGTTGCCGGCACTGCCGATCCAGTATGCCGACTATGCCATCTGGCAGCGCCAGTGCCTGGAAGCGGGCGAGCTGGAACGCCAGCTGGCGTACTGGGAGGCCGAGCTGGGGGGTGAGCAGCCGGTGCTGGAGCTGCCGCTCGACCACCCGCGCCCGGCCTTGCAAAACCGGGCAGGTGCAAGCCTTGCTATCAACCTGGACGATGCACTCTGTGCCGGTCTCAAGCAGATGGCGCGTGACCGTGGGGTGACATTGTTCATGCTGCTGCTGGCCAGCTACCAGATCTTGCTGCACCGCTACAGCGGGCAGAACGATATCCGTGTCGGCATACCCACGGCCAACCGCAACCGGATGGAAACCGAAGGCCTGATCGGCTTCTTCGTCAACACTCAGGTGCTCAAGGCCGACTTTGACCTGGGCACCACCTTTACCGACTTGCTCGAACAGACCCATCGACGCGTCACGGGCGCCCAGGCCCATCAGGACCTGCCGTTCGAGCAACTGGTCGAAGCCTTGCAGCCCGAGCGCAGCCTCAGCCATAGCCCGCTGTTCCAGGTCATGTACAACCATCAGACCGAAGCCCGCGGGCAAGGTCGGCAGCTGCCTGGGCTGGCCGTCGAGACGCTGGACTGGGAACGCAGCACTGCGCAGTTCGACCTGACCCTGGAAACCGTGGAGCACGAGGCCGGGATCGCAGCATCGCTGACCTACGCCACCGCACTGTTCGATGCAGCCACCATCGCCCAGCTTGCCGGGCACTGGCAGGACTTGCTGGCCGCCATGGTCGCCCAGCCGCAGCAGCGTATCGCCGAGCTGCCGTTGCTGAATGCCGCTCAGCAGCAACAGGTGGTCCACGACTGGAACCGCACCCACGCCGACTATCCGCTCGACCAGTGCCTGCAACAGCTGATCGAAGCGCAGGTGGCCGCCACCCCGGACGCGCCGGCGCTGGTCTTTGCCGAGCAGGTGCTGAGCTATCGTCAACTGAACCAGCGCGCCAACCAGCTGGCGCACAAACTGCGCGAGCAGGGCGTAGGCCCGGACGTGTTGGTCGGCATTGCCGCCGAGCGCAGCGTGGAGATGGTCATCGGCCTGCTGGGCATCCTCAAGGCCGGTGGCGCCTATGTGCCGCTGGACCCGGAATACCCCGCCGAGCGCCTGGCCTACATGATGCAGGACAGCGGCATCCGCCTGCTGCTGACGCAAGCCCACCTGCTTGCGCAATTGCCAGTGCCCGAGGGCGTGCAGCCGCTGCTGCTTGAGCCGCTGCCGGGCTACAGCGACGCCGACCCGGTGCACCACACCAGCCCGGGCAACCTGGCCTACGTGATCTACACCTCCGGCTCAACCGGGCGCCCCAAGGGCGCCGGCAACAGCCACCGCGCCCTGGTCAACCGCCTGTGCTGGATGCAGCAGGCCTATGGCCTGGGCGCCGGTGACACGGTGCTGCAGAAGACCCCGTTCAGTTTCGACGTGTCGGTGTGGGAGTTCTTCTGGCCGCTGCTGGTCGGTGCACGCCTGGCCGTGGCGCAACCGGGCGAGCACCGCGACCCGGAGCGCCTGGTCGAGGTGATCCGGCAATACGCGGTGACCACGCTGCACTTCGTGCCGTCGATGCTGCAGGCGTTCATGGGCAGCGCCGAAGTCGAGCGCTGCAGCAGCCTCAAGCGGGTGGTGTGCAGCGGCGAAGCCTTGCCGGCAGAACTGGCGCAACAGACCCTGGCGCGGCTGCCCGGCGCCCAGTTGTACAACCTCTATGGCCCGACCGAAGCGGCCATCGACGTCACCCACTGGACCTGCCGCAAAGGCAGTGACAGCGGTGTGCCGATCGGCCGGCCGATCGACAACCTGAAAACGCACATCCTTGGCGCCGGGCTGCAGAGTGTCGCCCCGCGCGCCGCCGGTGAGCTGTACCTGGGTGGCGTGGGCCTGGCCCGTGGCTATCACCGGCGCCCGGCGCTGACTGCAGAACGCTTTGTCCCGGACCCGTTCGACAGCAGCGCCGAGGGCGGCGGCCGCCTGTACCGCACCGGCGACCTGGCGCGTTACCGGGCCGACGGGGTGATCGACTACAAGGGCCGCCTCGACCACCAGGTGAAGATCCGCGGCTTGCGCATCGAGTTGGGCGAAATCGAGACGCGCCTGCTGGAGCACCCGCAGGTGCGTGAGGCCGTGGTGCTGGACATCGACGGGCCGGCGGGCAAGCAGCTGGCCGCGTACCTGGTGGTGGCCGGCGACACCCCGGCCGATGCGCAGCAGCAGAACGCGCTGCGCAGCGATTTGCGCGAGCACCTGAGGCTCGGGCTGGCCGACTTCATGGTCCCGACCCACCTGTTGTTCCTGGAATGCCTGCCTGTAACCGCTAACGGCAAGCTGGACCGCAAAGCCCTGCCCAAGCCCGACGCGAGCGTGCTGCAGGACAGCTACGTGGCCCCACGCAGCGCACTGGAGCAACAGATCGCGGCGATCTGGGCAGACGTGCTGAAACTCGAAAAGGTGGGCCTGAGCGACGGCTTCTTCGCCCTGGGTGGCCATTCGCTGTCCGCCACCCAGGTGATCGTGCGGGTTCGCGAGGCTACAGGCATCGATGCGACCTTGAAGGAGCTGTTTGAAAATCCCCTGTTGGCGGACTTCTCCCTTCGCCTCGAAGAGAAAAATCAGCAAATCGACCCGATTCAGGCAGAACTGGCTAAATCGCTGGAGGCGCTCAAACGTCTAACCACGGAGGAAATTGATGAACTGATTTCATAG